One region of SAR324 cluster bacterium genomic DNA includes:
- a CDS encoding 4-hydroxy-tetrahydrodipicolinate reductase: MIRVLVNGAKGKMGQEAVQAIQQDPDLELVGQTDLGDDLSAVIASSRAQVVVDFTTASVAFHNTRKIIESGACPVIGTSGLLPEQVQELQHLAEQKKLGGLIAPNFAIGAVLMMKFAKEASRYFPEAEIIELHHNRKADAPSGTAVKTAAMIAENRSRMPQKLEEKELLAGARGANAQGVPIHSVRLPGLVAHQEVIFGGNNEILTIRHDSLHRSSFMQGVCLACKKVQVLKELVYGLEHLL, from the coding sequence ATGATTCGTGTGTTGGTCAATGGGGCAAAAGGAAAAATGGGGCAGGAAGCTGTTCAGGCAATTCAGCAGGATCCTGACCTTGAATTGGTTGGGCAAACAGATCTGGGTGATGATCTTTCCGCGGTAATTGCCAGTTCCAGGGCACAGGTTGTGGTTGATTTCACCACAGCATCAGTCGCCTTCCATAACACCAGGAAAATCATTGAATCCGGTGCGTGCCCTGTGATTGGAACCAGTGGACTTTTGCCGGAGCAGGTTCAGGAACTGCAACATTTAGCAGAGCAAAAAAAGTTGGGCGGCCTCATTGCACCTAATTTCGCGATTGGTGCGGTGTTGATGATGAAATTTGCCAAAGAAGCATCACGCTATTTTCCTGAAGCTGAAATCATTGAATTGCATCATAACCGAAAAGCGGATGCACCTTCTGGAACAGCAGTCAAAACCGCCGCCATGATTGCGGAAAACCGCAGCCGAATGCCTCAAAAACTGGAAGAAAAAGAACTCCTTGCTGGCGCACGTGGTGCCAACGCCCAGGGGGTTCCAATTCACTCCGTCCGACTACCGGGACTTGTGGCGCATCAGGAAGTGATTTTTGGTGGAAACAATGAAATTCTGACCATCCGCCACGATTCTCTGCACCGCAGTTCTTTCATGCAAGGTGTGTGTCTGGCCTGTAAAAAAGTTCAGGTCCTCAAAGAACTGGTCTATGGACTGGAACATCTGCTCTAG
- a CDS encoding YjbQ family protein, giving the protein MPYQKTLKFLTKGKQFINITHEIQNLVKESGIGTGLCCLFIKHTSASLLIQENADPDVLRDLEFFMSRMIKPHEQGFRHTTEGQDDMPAHIRSALTHTSEQIPVTQGRLNMGIWQGIYLWEHRDHGSTREVVVHILG; this is encoded by the coding sequence ATGCCATATCAGAAGACCTTGAAATTTTTGACAAAGGGCAAACAGTTTATCAATATTACACATGAAATTCAGAACCTTGTTAAGGAATCCGGCATTGGTACAGGGCTCTGCTGTCTCTTTATCAAGCACACCTCCGCAAGTTTGCTGATTCAGGAAAATGCTGACCCGGATGTGCTTAGAGATCTGGAGTTTTTCATGTCGCGTATGATCAAACCGCATGAACAGGGATTCAGACATACAACCGAAGGACAAGACGATATGCCTGCTCATATCAGGTCCGCATTAACACATACCTCAGAACAGATTCCGGTCACACAAGGACGGTTGAATATGGGAATCTGGCAAGGGATCTATCTTTGGGAACACCGTGACCATGGAAGTACAAGAGAAGTGGTAGTTCACATCTTGGGATGA
- a CDS encoding DUF814 domain-containing protein: MSSTIPVWMMPLIGTHIQKINQPFADTVVVEVFHHARQSWIFSINSHIPRIYQTERHFRNPPNPPLFCLWLRHRINGYSFENMVLIHPQVIQFCLNHPQGPSYFLIWEDNGSASNLLLLDENNTLLMAMNNPNQAGRKLSQGMSYILPEKWFSPFLLNPKNMDDLKNDQYFLNLEQAHSCQLDQAFYHQHFKHLKKKIGRRLSKQEMDLKQCQQHALFQKWGELLKSSMNTIIRGQSSVRVVDYFDEHLTPVSIPLDEKISPRENMDRLFKKAAKLKKAIPMVEERMIQSMTELEELDLAEQQMETVRTFDQMELWKTQLPAFISTTAKKSMKQSNQQFVQQGPVQRISRDGLMIIIGRNARQNEQVTFHMANGNDWWFHAQQSPGAHVVVKYPKSPLPPKTLEDAVHLAAYYSKIRQNEKIEVVYTQRKYVRKIKGSQPGTVSCSQTSTMYVSLNLDLVHKLLDQTDNDT, translated from the coding sequence ATGTCGAGTACAATTCCTGTCTGGATGATGCCCTTGATTGGCACACATATCCAAAAAATAAACCAGCCATTTGCCGATACGGTGGTCGTTGAGGTGTTTCATCATGCTCGTCAGTCCTGGATATTTTCTATTAATTCTCATATTCCCAGAATATATCAAACAGAACGTCATTTCCGCAATCCGCCTAATCCACCACTTTTTTGTTTATGGCTGAGACACAGAATTAATGGGTATTCCTTTGAGAATATGGTGTTGATTCATCCCCAGGTGATCCAGTTTTGTCTGAATCACCCTCAAGGGCCATCATATTTTTTAATTTGGGAAGATAACGGATCTGCCAGCAACCTGTTGTTATTGGATGAAAACAACACATTGCTGATGGCCATGAACAATCCCAACCAGGCAGGAAGAAAACTTTCACAGGGCATGTCTTATATTCTGCCAGAAAAGTGGTTTTCTCCGTTTTTGCTCAATCCCAAAAATATGGATGACCTGAAAAATGATCAGTATTTTTTAAATCTTGAACAAGCACATTCTTGCCAGCTTGATCAAGCCTTCTATCATCAGCATTTCAAACATCTCAAAAAAAAAATTGGTCGCAGGTTATCCAAACAGGAAATGGACCTGAAGCAGTGCCAGCAGCATGCCCTTTTTCAAAAATGGGGTGAATTGCTCAAAAGTTCCATGAATACGATTATTCGGGGACAGTCTTCTGTGAGGGTCGTGGATTATTTTGATGAACATCTTACGCCTGTTTCAATCCCGTTGGATGAGAAAATTTCTCCACGGGAAAACATGGATCGGTTGTTTAAAAAAGCCGCCAAACTCAAAAAGGCAATTCCCATGGTTGAAGAACGAATGATTCAATCCATGACCGAACTGGAGGAGTTGGATCTTGCTGAACAACAAATGGAGACTGTGAGAACATTTGACCAGATGGAGCTTTGGAAAACACAATTGCCCGCGTTTATCTCGACTACCGCTAAAAAGTCAATGAAACAGAGTAATCAGCAATTTGTACAGCAGGGGCCGGTACAGCGTATCAGTCGAGATGGTTTGATGATCATCATCGGTCGTAATGCCAGACAAAATGAGCAGGTCACTTTTCATATGGCAAACGGCAATGACTGGTGGTTTCATGCCCAGCAATCACCAGGAGCGCATGTCGTGGTCAAATATCCCAAATCACCACTTCCGCCCAAAACATTGGAAGACGCAGTACATCTTGCCGCATATTATTCAAAAATCCGTCAAAATGAAAAAATTGAAGTTGTTTATACTCAGCGAAAATATGTACGAAAAATTAAAGGATCCCAACCTGGAACGGTCAGTTGTTCCCAAACATCAACCATGTATGTTTCCCTGAATCTGGATCTGGTTCACAAGCTTCTTGATCAAACAGACAATGACACATAA
- a CDS encoding leucine-rich repeat domain-containing protein: MMHTGYQWLIIIVSSLVLSQLASCGRFAEPEHETDPGFLFKDSGLIECFKLLESDNIYRITEMTCSDQQIGDLTGIDGLINLRKLDLSQNAITDITPLQNLKNLDNINLSGNQIQDITPLSQLTLLTKLNLSQNQINSGEALAALTALEELLLSQNNLSSIIHLKTLTKLTKIALADNQITNIQDLTSLIHLQEIDLSGNTLQDTSLLSSLPDLKVLYLSNANIHDLTTLVELTQLQSLVLANNNIEDISAIQQFSALTGLDLSGNKINMISPLKTLSNLKILSLSSNLLTDPEPLKTMINLTFLFLDENPSLSCAGLTTLLNTMKNTLISPDSPIPSENCINP, encoded by the coding sequence GTGATGCATACCGGTTATCAGTGGCTGATTATTATCGTATCAAGCCTGGTTTTAAGTCAACTGGCTTCTTGTGGTCGTTTTGCAGAACCAGAGCATGAAACAGACCCTGGTTTTTTATTCAAGGATTCAGGTTTGATAGAGTGTTTCAAATTGTTGGAATCTGATAATATTTACCGGATCACCGAGATGACCTGTTCCGATCAACAAATTGGAGATCTCACTGGTATTGATGGATTGATTAATCTGCGGAAGCTGGATCTTTCACAAAATGCCATCACCGATATTACTCCCCTGCAAAATTTGAAAAATCTGGACAACATCAACCTTTCCGGAAATCAAATACAGGATATTACGCCCCTGTCTCAATTGACATTATTAACCAAATTGAACCTGTCTCAAAATCAAATTAATTCCGGTGAGGCTTTGGCCGCTTTGACTGCGCTGGAAGAACTCCTTTTGTCTCAAAACAACCTATCCAGCATAATCCATCTTAAAACTCTGACCAAGCTCACAAAAATCGCGCTTGCTGATAATCAAATCACAAATATTCAAGACCTGACCTCGTTGATTCATCTTCAGGAAATTGACCTGTCAGGCAATACGTTACAGGATACTTCACTATTATCCAGTTTGCCGGACCTGAAAGTGCTATATTTGAGCAATGCCAATATTCATGATTTAACGACGTTAGTCGAACTCACGCAACTTCAATCTCTGGTTCTCGCCAACAATAATATTGAAGATATTTCTGCCATTCAGCAGTTTTCCGCATTAACCGGGTTGGACCTTTCAGGGAACAAAATAAATATGATCAGCCCGTTGAAAACTTTGTCGAACTTAAAAATTCTGTCTTTATCCAGTAATCTTCTGACGGACCCTGAACCTTTAAAAACCATGATTAATCTGACATTTCTTTTTCTGGATGAGAATCCATCATTATCATGTGCCGGATTAACCACTCTCCTGAATACGATGAAAAACACACTCATCAGCCCAGATTCGCCAATTCCCAGTGAAAACTGCATTAATCCCTGA